One window from the genome of Cyprinus carpio isolate SPL01 chromosome B1, ASM1834038v1, whole genome shotgun sequence encodes:
- the setd4 gene encoding SET domain-containing protein 4 has product MNKPGCRAGRRARKKRRKKHEDEYKVTLTHEAQFVLLRRWLKQKGFSSQSLIPVSFHDTGRGLMTNQTIKAKNCVISLPEKCLLTTETVLKSYMGDYIKRWHPPVSPLLALCCFLIAERHRGDASEWSPYINILPKTYTCPVYLSDDIIDLLPRSLQKKATEQKEQFQELYCSSLMFFRSLQPLFTQPTEELFTQDALRWAWCSINTRTVYMEHDQSDYLSREKDIYALAPYLDLLNHCPNVQVEAGFNKQTRCYEVKSVQGCKKFQQALINYGPHDNNRLLLEYGFVASGNPHSVVYVDIGTLKICLDEKDKQLTQKLLYLRDNDFLRNLTFGMDGPSWRLMTALRLLSLKPEQYSCWKSVLLGAAVSREREEWCIHSALKLCNNLNDDNVKALERLSQLKQGANLPRLEQLCVVESLRQEEQRILEHTRVVLQNLWGQ; this is encoded by the exons ATGAATAAACCTGGTTGCCGCGCTGGGAGAAGAGCGAGGAAAAAAAGACGGAAAAAACACGAGGATGAGTACAAAG TGACTCTGACTCACGAAGCCCAGTTTGTTCTTTTGAGGAGATGGCTGAAACAGAAAGGATTCAGCTCGCAGTCTCTCATCCCTGTCAGCTTCCATG ATACTGGAAGAGGGCTTATGACAAATCAAACTATCAAG GCCAAAAACTGTGTGATTTCCCTGCCTGAAAAATGCTTACTGACCACCGAGACAGTTCTAAAGAGTTACATGGGTGACTATATAAAAAG ATGGCATCCTCCTGTATCTCCTCTTCTTGCTCTTTGTTGTTTCCTGATTGCTGAAAGACATCGTGGAGATGCGTCGGAGTGGAGTCCCTACATTAATATCCTCCCAAAGACCTACACATGCCCTGTGTACTTGTCTGATGACATCATTGACCTTTTGCCGAGGAGTCTCCAGAAGAAAGCCACTGAGCAGAAAGAACAGTTTCAGGAACTCTACTGTTCTTCGTTGATGTTTTTCCGCTCCCTCCAGCCACTCTTCACCCAGCCCACAGAGGAGTTGTTTACCCAGGATGCACTGCGCTGGGCTTGGTGTAGCATTAATACGCGTACGGTGTACATGGAGCATGACCAGAGTGACTATCTCTCCAGGGAGAAGGATATCTATGCGCTTGCACCGTACCTGGACCTGTTGAACCACTGTCCTAATGTACAA GTTGAAGCTGGCTTCAACAAACAAACTCGCTGTTACGAAGTTAAAAGTGTTCAAGGCTGTAAGAAGTTCCAGCAAGCACTCATCAATTATGGCCCTCATGATAATAACAGACTACTTCTGGAATATGGCTTTGTTGCCTCTGGTAACCCCCACAGTGTGGTATATGTTGATATAG GAACTCTAAAAATATGTCTAGATGAAAAAGACAAACAGCTAACACAAAAACTACTTTACCTAAGGGACAACgattttttaag AAACTTGACGTTTGGGATGGATGGCCCTTCCTGGCGACTGATGACTGCACTGAGACTGCTGTCCTTGAAACCTGAGCAATA TTCTTGTTGGAAGAGTGTCCTCTTGGGGGCAGCAGTGAGCCGGGAGAGAGAAGAGTGGTGCATTCACTCTGCCCTAAAGCTTTGCAATAACCTCAATGATGACAATGTCAAGGCACTAGAGAGG CTATCACAGCTCAAACAGGGTGCGAACCTGCCTCGCCTTGAACAACTGTGTGTGGTGGAGAGCCTGAGACAAGAGGAGCAAAGGATTCTGGAACACACACGAGTGGTTCTTCAAAACCTCTGGGGACAGTAG